GTCGCACATTTAAAGTCAGTGAAGATCGCAGGTGACcggatgagtttttttttttttaagctattttttgggggcattttttgcctttaatgaAAACCTGATGGTAGAtgaacagacaggaaacaagggaagagAGACGGGTATGACATACAACAAAGGTCCTTAGCTGGAGTTGAATCAGTTGGGGTTATGCGACATGTGCTGTAACCACTCAGTTACCAGGGCAATCACAGTTTGCATGTATCTTGTATAGAGTtattggttgttgttttttttatttaattatgtcAGTTTTCTTCTGTATGTTGTAgtaatgtattttttccccttttcctccTTTGCCTTTACTGCTGTCTCATTCCTCTCAGTCACTTATGTAGAGAAATCCAAAAGAACCAGAGTCTGCACCTCTACCCTTTTAAACCTATAAAGCACTCTCATTATTTCCCCCATTACATTATGTCTGACCCTGCTACTCCCTCAGCCCGAGCCAGCAGAGAAGCTGCTCAACTGGAGCATTTAATTATATCATTAAGAACCATTTTATCTTCCCGAACACAATGTCAACAGTAAAGCTGCGTAATGTGCAGTCATCTCCTATGTATGTTCATTACAGATATGCAACAGTGCCTCCCAGAGGTGTCAGGCAGTTCATGCACTTTAAACAAAGTGTATAAATGAGTCAGATTGATCAAGGCCAGGTTTGTATAGGAAAAGTTATAGacttgttgttttaaaataattgtgtCAGCTATAACCTCCTTTTGATTCACAcagtttaacacatttacacCAGACCTACCTTGTTGTCATTACTGTAGTGATCAGAATTCGGCCAAAGTTATTGTCACTACatattctttttcatcttcatcttttgtgtgttttaaagttttgtattctagttttgatgttgatgtataatattttcatatcatcTATAATATCAAACACTGTTGTAGTTCCTTTCCATTTTATTGCATTGTTTGTGTCTTCATTTGTAGATTTTGTTCCTGTTAATGTTGGAAGCATTAGTAGTTTAAGTAAGTTTACTGTTTCAAGATCAGCTGATGTATacaatgtgtgcgtgtgtgcaatAGTGTTTTTATTGCACTGTACTGATCACATGCAGTGTTACTTACACTCTATTCGTGTTTCTGTATCATATATATCAAACACATAGAGTCCAAGTTACTGAACTACTAAGATATAACTATAAGTCCATCATCAGTAAAGATACTGAAGAATATATCTGACTCCCATATCCTGAACGACATCCCACAAGGAGTCACAAGGTGCTTTCCCAACCAGCTTCCCAAGGTTAACatttgacagtgtgtgtgtgtgtgtgtacctctctgtatatttgtatatctatgtgtgacagagaaagacagatttatgtttaagcttttttttttattcagcaaatctcattgagatcaagatctcttttgcaagagagacctgagaacaggtTAAATATACACAGGATCACaatcacaaaataaaatcacaaaacaataaccatacacactcacagacacacaacttaaaacaatcacaaacattaTGAAGAATATTAACTATAAAACTTTAAAGGCCCTCACAGGAACAGGTGTGTCTAACTTCAAGCTGTGTTGCAATAGTACCTGAAACCAGTCTTCCCCAGTTCAGAGTTTGTATGAGAAACTTTCAAAGCCAACCTGCTGTGTGATCTGGTGTCATGGTTATTAGCTCTAAGCTCAACAAAGGATGTTAAACAGATAGCAAATGAAATTTATAAATCAAGACACAGACATGCTGGTGCCTTCTAGATGTCAAAGATGACCATCCGGCCTTTTCATATAACAGTGATAGTGAGTTTTTAAGTGAGATGTTCAACATGAGTTTTGTAGGACAATCTGCTGACTAACAAAAGTATTGTGTAAGTATTGTAAGTATTGTGCTGTACTGTCTTAATTAGTTCTCCATTTAGAGCATGGATAGGTGTGGGAACATCAATGGTTTGTGCTCTTGTGAAATGCACACATTTAATCTGTTTTGAGTTTAGGACAAACTTTAAATCACACAGAGAAGTCTGGAGCAAACTGGAGAAGACCTGGTCTGCAGCAGGGCTGATGGCATACAAAAAGGTATCTtacatataaaaatgtacattacagtgttgttgtaaaataaatgttatttatgtagAGTGAATAGCAGTGGGCCTAATATTGATCCTTGAGGGACACCTTTATGAATAGTTTGGGGGCTTGATTTGAAACCATCATCAACAGCAGTTTGAACTCTACCAGAGCAATATGATTTGAAGCAGCTAAAAGCCGAAGCATCAAAACCCACAGAAAGCAGCTTattaaacaaaatgttgtgATCAACACTATCAAAAGCTTGGATAGATCTACAAAGAAGGTAGTGTCGCTTTTTACAAAGTGACTCAGTAATGTCATCCATAACAGCAGTTGCAGCAGTTACTGTATTATGACCAGGTGTAAAGCCTGACTGCTGTGGCTGAAGGACATAATTGTTCTCCAGGAAATCACGTTGCTATGAGTTGACTAGTGATTCTACAAGTTTGGACAGGACAGTTTGGATATAGGCAAGCTGTTTGGGTCAAAAGTGTCATCATTACTGCACTATGATTGTAGGTTAGCACTTGGCTCAATATCGTGTCTATACAAAATGTGTGCACAGTCATTATTGCATTCGTTAATGTAAAGGATAAATACATTATGAGTATATTGCTTAAAGTATTTGTATCAGTTAACAAACAACACCTCAACAGAGCTCTTGAATCTTAGAAACCTAGAGTCTTAATCCATTTGGTGAGGTGAGAACAAGGCCAATTAAAAAGAACATGGATACTGTCTTCAGGAAAAAATGACCAAAGTATGATTCAAGTGTGGAACTTTGGTCACATGATCACAGGAGATAATAATCTCAAACTGTGATTAGATCAGGACTGACATTCACAGACAGCTGATATTTGTTTCTGATGTTATctagttttgtattttgactTTTGGGGTTAGGATTAAGGGAGTTACCACTGTAACCACTGTAAATATCCAACATGGGTGTGGAAGCAGGTTCTCACCTTGTGTGTTGAATGTACCCATCACCAGTCTGTCATTCTGGCATGTTCTtattttgcatattcatattttgcTTTGTCCCATATCCActatgaaggaaaaaaagaccTGGATGTAAAAGTAGAAACATGAATTTTGATGTTAATAGACCACACAAATAAgagacatttgaaaaacaaacaaacaaacaaataacataacataaaacattaaatagtCTAAAGAGGGTGAAATGTACTGTCTCTATTTTATCTGTCTTTCCCATTTCTGTTCAGATGGCACGCTTGCCATTGGTCACCAACATCTCCCACACTTTCACCCGTGAGCTCCTGTTCAAATCTATATGAATTGAAATTTGCAAATTTGGAAGAGTTGTAAGGGAGTGTCCTCCCTTTAACTGCAGATCATACAAACACTCAAGCAACAGGATGAGCTCTTTCTTTGAGTTCACAATTTCCTACACAGTCCATTCACACATTATGAAAAACAGCATAAAGGCGGGTTACAGCTTTAAATCAATGACATGACTGTCTAGTACTGAGGCTGTTTTGCAGCAGAAAAGACAATGAAACTGCAACTATAGTAACAACAATTTAACTTGGCTTACAAATTCCCTTCAACATCCTTTGCTGTAAAAGTCAACCCAGGGGCAGCATCACTCAATAGCAGCATCTGTCTAGttaacagatttgttttttgtgtttttttagcatTGTTTAATGAAGGGTCTAACCTTTACTCAAGGCTGTGGCAATATGTAATTAAGAACTAACTGAGATAACTCAACTGAGGCATAAGATCCACAAATGACACGCAACTTGTCTGAACCAAAGCAACTAGAGAAAGTATATAAAGACTGTTTCTCTTTCCAACAGCAGACAACCTGCTACCTGCTGCTGCAAGTGCAACCTCATCTAATCTTCGCAACAAGGTAAGAGGTTTCATTTATAACCTTCACAGCATCAGCTTTACAGAAGAAATTCTCAATCTGCTCttgattttaatttgtgtttgacagatttatttttggGTCCACTTCTAGGgaaactcccaaacccgcaaaagaaacagataaataaaaacagaggaaaagtaACGATCTCACATctcttatttcattttattatttacgtCTTTCTTCCATCATTAATCTACAGATGTGAACaggataaaatataaataatgtgaCGATTTTatctgaatgaaataaaataattttgatcTTCCTCACATACGAGTGTAAAACATGGTCAAAAGTACGAGCAAAACTACTCATACAGTAGAAGTACAATTTATTCAAGTTACTTaagtacatataaaaaataaactttacttcTGATCTTTACACAGATGGCATCCAGTCTGTACTTCATTGTGCTCCTCTGTCTGACCAGTGGACTGTGGAGTGGAGCAAATGTAAGTAATATTTCTTATGgtatcatattttttatttttaatatgtttctttctttcttacaaCCTCTAACTTTAACCTTTTTTACTGGGAGAGTTCTCCAAAACGATATGacgtattttaaaaaaactcaattTGCTACTCTTTGGGTGGATGTagcacttatttatttatatatttagcaCATTTTTAAATGCTAGTGAAGCATAATGCCGAAGACCCACTAAACACGGTACAGAAAAACTTATTTGGGTaaagtcattattattaattaatttgatgctcaatataaataaaaaaaccaTGCTGTGGGTATCTAATATGGAttctgtctgtcaaagcacAAAGGgggaattttatactaaaaacattttaactttggaagataccgacttgttttgttgaagtcagactgctgaagcctcatttcatcttcagctgaactttagaATGAATTATTGCATGAAACAAGGACTGGATTTcgtccccatcacttacattaaaattGCTTTAAGAAGGAAACTCTTTGCAGCCAGAACAAGTTACAGTGACAAATAATCCTTTCAATATGCATGTCAGTTCTTCCAAGTTCAGTTCATTTCtaataatgtgttatttatattcACAGGCAAAATGTCCAGGAAGAGGTTGGTACTTCTTTCACTTTCTAATTGCAGCCAAAGTTAAGATTTGAAAGATGCCTGTTGGACAGCTTCTGGATCTTGGGGTGTCCATAAAGCAGACTTTACTGGGGGACAATATTTAAAggcttgtttgttttgctctcaGTTAATTTTCACAAGCTGCAGGTACAGAGAACTACTTCCTCTgcagtcagtggtggaaagtaactaagtacatttactcaagtactgtaattaagtacagttttgaggtgcttgtactttacttgagtatttccatttgatgctactttatacttccactccactacatttcagagggaaatgttgtactttctactccactacatttgatacaatggataatataacaagcttttaaaatacaatacattgttatggatgaaaccagtggtttccaacctttttggcttttgacgtcttacaaaaagcagtgtgtagtcggggtcacatttcagatgtctatgagttgttaacagctccaccaaatggtgatttttccttttaaacttctcacatggtttcatttcaataaatgttcaaatgatccaatatttcaccaaaaatcaaagattagagaaaaagtccaaaaactgaaaactaattTGTGCGTCAGAACTTCATTTTTTCtgaatactttttccaccaTTGTCTTTAGTTTAAGACTGAAAAGTTTGaacaaaagaaaggagaggacgAAGAGTTCTTAATGTTCATTGTGTATAAACAAATGGATACTAGTAATTATGTATTTCTAATCTATGACTAATTAGTATTAAGTTCATATTTAGTAATCTTCTAACATTATAATTGTGTTTTAGGGCCTTGTTGTGAGAAGTGCCCTGATGGTTGGACTCAGTATGACTCTCGTTGCTTCATCTTCCACTTCCAAGAGAAGGACTGGGCTGATGCTGAGGTACTTTATGAAATGACAATGATAATAGTCacactgtatttatgtatatatattctctaaaaaaaagtttttcaagAATTATTCAGAGAAAGAAGCCCTGGTTTAAGTTGCTGACATGAATAATTCATATTGTCATTGCCTCTCACTTTGCGTCCACTATTTAGGTCACTTGTACTGACCTTGGTGGGAATCTGGCTTCACTCAGAACAGCAGATGATTACTCGGCCCTCCGAAATATGGTTAAGAGAGCAACAGGCATAGACAAAACAGCTTGGATTGGAGGCTATGATGCAGTTAAGGTGAGTGCTTTACCAATAAATATGATCTATATATTTGATACATAATTTGGTAGTTGCATGAAAGAAAGATGGACCGCTAGACAGACATGGAGGTGAATGGAGCTCAAAGCTTtgagaaattacatttgaaaaacttaAAGGCAATAtgctgcagttcctctaatcaacatttttttaataaaattggATTAAATGTGAGTAATATGAAAGGAGTCTCTTTTttcaaagtgacaaaaacactgagaatgtTCACACCTTTCTGTAGCTCCACACAtctttttagcttctttagcTAATTATTTAGGTTGTACACTCTGCAAATGTTGCTCTCACCAGCCCCACTTCCAGCTGTTTGAGACTGTTACTGACATGGCGGTGTCTACTCCAAATCGTCCAGTATGTGTAGTGGAGTTCTTCTGccaccaagtggccaaaaatataTAGTCCCAGTCACTCAGGATAAACCTACAGACCTGcctgtgaagaaaaaaactgtaatgaaaCTTAACTCCTGAGTAACCTGGACATTGTCTGTGGAACAAGACATTGTTAAAATCATTATCTGTGCATCGCATACAGTATGCTGCACCACAAAACAATGGCATCCAAATAATGGCTTGATAGTATTTCAGGTAGAATTTTTAATTGCTACCACAAAGGAAATTCAATTCATCTCCAAACTGagcacatcaaagtctgtttatagcTGCTGGGGAGTACTGGTGCATATGTGGAAAAGAGTTGTATAAAACCTTCTGTGGCTCcagagctgtgtgaaatctgataaattgtctcaagtgatgtcacttgagtcagcatcagttggggctgaaaactacaagtttgaaaatgacaaaaatgtgagggtgtggagttagaaagacaTGAAGTTACCAGACTTCTGTAGCCCGCTCTGCTTTAGGCTGGCAGTCCAAGGCTATGAGTAGAGCGGCCTTATGGGTAATTTAGGCTCCAGGCTTTGACAAGGAAgaattgacaaaaaaagacaatatctctgTTCTGCTCTATCCATTTTGATACTTTCATGAGTCAAAGAATGTTACAGAAGTGCAACGCTAAATtgtcactgcttttttttcagGAGGGTGCGTGGAAGTGGAGTGATGGCAAAAAGTTTGACTTTAATGGCTGGCACAAAGGGGAGCCAAACAACTCTGGAGGGGCAGAGAACTGTATGGAGATCAACTTTAGAGGTAAAAATCCTTTATCTGTAGTCCTCTTAATGGAATCTGTTCATAATATTCAAGATGGAAAAACCATCCCTTTGAATTTGCAACTAGCAACATAATGTAAccttacatttttatttgcattgcaattattaaaataattattgttatttattgattacaTAAAGTGGAGAAAGTCAAGAATGTCAAACAGGACTGTAGCTTCTGAAGACTTTGTGTgatgtttctgttcattttgaATCTCTTCCTACAGAACAAGACTTTGTCAACGACGCGAAGTGTGATGAGAAGAGATCTTTCATTTGTGCCAAAGACACATCATCTTAGCCATGATGATGTCAAATCTTCGGTGATTGTCACTTCGGTCACTTTGTTGGGATGTCAGGCCTCGATGACATCAGTACTTGAAAACCAATAAAAGTCCTAATTCACTTAATTGATCAATAAATAGATGTATCTTGCtcagcaataaaataaaatatataatcataCTGCACCTAACCACAATGCTTCTTCTTTATTTCAATGTTGCACATGGATCATCAACTGTGttacaaaacacacatcactttatatttacattcacaATTCTATGaacataatattaataaatatctCTAATTATGTTAGTGTTACTAACGTTGTCATGGTaattgtagttttcactgaacttcCTTATTGATAATTTGATCTGCAACTTTAGATAACTTGTAACGTCCTTGTTATTAGTTTAGCTACCTCGTAGCAAATATGCTCAAGCATTAAttgaaaacataaacatcagGTTGCCAGTTTGC
This window of the Thunnus albacares chromosome 5, fThuAlb1.1, whole genome shotgun sequence genome carries:
- the LOC122981870 gene encoding galactose-specific lectin nattectin-like, whose product is MASSLYFIVLLCLTSGLWSGANAKCPGRGPCCEKCPDGWTQYDSRCFIFHFQEKDWADAEVTCTDLGGNLASLRTADDYSALRNMVKRATGIDKTAWIGGYDAVKEGAWKWSDGKKFDFNGWHKGEPNNSGGAENCMEINFREQDFVNDAKCDEKRSFICAKDTSS